Below is a genomic region from Gallus gallus isolate bGalGal1 chromosome 10, bGalGal1.mat.broiler.GRCg7b, whole genome shotgun sequence.
ttgatctttctgattgttacagAGTGGCATGAAGCTGCTTTAACAAAAGCTCTATCCCCTGGGAGAGGCTTGGGTCTCCACACGTGTGGCTGGAGGAAAAGGGTTCTCGGTGACAGGGCAATGCAATCTGCCTCTCCCCAGGTCACCCCCGAGGCTCTCATCTACAGCACAAGCTTGAATTACAGCCCGGTCCATGCTGGCAACCCTGTCATCATCCgcaccagccctgctgtggtCCCAATTGAGTGCCACTACCCGAGGTGAGTTGATGTGGATGGGCACCAAGCCCTCCTGCAGCCGCAGAGCCTTCTGATCACGTGCATCACTCCCCAGGAGGAGCAATGTGAGCAGCCACGCCATCCAGCCCACGTGGGCACCCTTCCACTCCACCCTCTCCTCTGAGCAGAAGCTTCTCTTCTCCTTGCGCCTTATGAATGGTAGGTTTGGGGCAGGGGTCTCCCTTTGGTGTGAGCTCCTCAGGTGTtggtgcagggctggcagccccGGGGCCTTGCCCTCATGTAGGGTTCCTTGCGTGGAAGCAGGGAGGCACTAGATCCACCCAACTTCCATTCCAGATGACTGGAGCACCGAGAGGGCCTCTGCTGTGTTCCAACTGGGGGAGGTCCTCCGCATGCAGGCGAGTGTCAGCGTGGGGAACCACGCACCTCTGAGGCTCTTCGTGGACAGCTGCGTGGCCACCCCCAGCCCAGACAGGGGCTCCTCTCCCCACTATGCcttcattgacttcagtgggtaAGAGCTGCCTGTGTCACGGTCTTGAGTCACCTCTCTGTAAGCCTTGGCTCTCAGTCACCTGGCTGACGTTTGTTTGCACCTAGGTGCATGGTGGATGGGCGGCTGGATGACGCCACCTCGACTTTTATATCCCCAAGGCCCCGGCTAGATGTGCTTCAGTTTGCAGTAGATGTGTTCAAGTTCGCAGAAGACTCCAGCAGCCTGGTAAATCCTTCCTAAAGCAATGGGCTCCCTTGTTGAGGTGGGGTCCAACCTTGTGCCACAGAGTGGGTCGATGCAGCTTTGTTGGAGCTGCCTGGACAAGTAATCTCATAaagtcatttgagttggaagggaccctaaaggcCATCAGTGCAACCCCTGCGATGCAcaggggcacccacagcacatcaggtgctcagagcccccagcctgaccttggtgtctgcagggatggggcaccactgcctctctgggcttcctgtgccaatgcctcactgcccttagtgtaaaaaaaaaaaaaaaaaagcttccttacatccaatctaaacctcccctcttccagtttgaatccatttcccccttgtcctacccCTCAACAGACTCTGCttaagagtctgtccccttcttcgCTCATAACATGTGGATGGGGTGTTAATGCTTCTGACTGTAGCCCTGTGAGCCCAGGCTCCTCCTTGGGGGATGCTTCTGGTCAAGACAAGCCCCATTAGGTTAGACTTGAATGTCTGCACTCGATGTTCTGAAAGAAGCAGTGGTGTTTGGGGTGCCCTAGGGAGGTAGTGGTCCCTCACAGGGCACGGGGAAGCTATGTGTGTGCCTTTAAGGTGAACGACCACCTCACCCTGCTGCTTGGTGTCTCAGCTTTACATCACCTGCCACCTGAAGGTCTCTCCAGCCAGCCAACCTCCGGACCCTCAGAACAAGGCTTGCTCCTTCCACAAACCCAGCGGGCTGTGAGTAGCTGggatgtgctgctgggctgcctgtCTTGTGCCCCACAGCGCAGTGGGGTCCCTGCTATAGGGCAGGCTG
It encodes:
- the ZP3L1 gene encoding zona pellucida sperm-binding protein 3-like isoform X1 — protein: MGAAYSSWGFLRGETELWGDQALGQPHVFSQPSPWGWVDVSQLQAASPLHPVSVWCQEAQVVVTVHRDLFGTGRLVRAADLTLGTAACPATAQNAAENVVTFVAGLHECGSTLRVTPEALIYSTSLNYSPVHAGNPVIIRTSPAVVPIECHYPRRSNVSSHAIQPTWAPFHSTLSSEQKLLFSLRLMNDDWSTERASAVFQLGEVLRMQASVSVGNHAPLRLFVDSCVATPSPDRGSSPHYAFIDFSGCMVDGRLDDATSTFISPRPRLDVLQFAVDVFKFAEDSSSLVNPS